The following coding sequences are from one Liolophura sinensis isolate JHLJ2023 chromosome 12, CUHK_Ljap_v2, whole genome shotgun sequence window:
- the LOC135479900 gene encoding pleckstrin homology domain-containing family B member 2-like, whose product MARPYEIAKAGWLQRQTSVLKRWKRNWFVLYQNGDLKYFENPDSHVPEECIVVRAECTNILTGKQIESLSPPEGRPKENLLQLKLRTGEINLCADSVDDMRTWQVLLEDARVMRNPPPANAVMGAPPPYPGAYQMPPPPPVAGYPPTAPYPPQQVTAVNYPRQQVTYAYPGQVVYGANTVPYAYPPGPQTTIVYTDNDYRRRHGLNGDMATGFVAGAALGTMMWTPMLFW is encoded by the exons ATGGCGAGGCCCTATGAAATAGCCAAGGCAGGCTGGCTTCAGCGGCAGA catcTGTATTGAAGCGCTGGAAGAGAaactggtttgtgttataccAGAATGGGGACCTGAAGTACTTTGAGAATCCAGATAGTCATGTTCCAGAGGAGTGTATAGTGGTGAGAGCAGAGTGTACCAACATACTGACTGGGAAACAG ATAGAGTCACTGTCTCCGCCTGAAGGCAGACCTAAGGAGAACCTGTTACAGCTGAAGCTAAGGACAGGGGAGATAAACTTATGTGCGGACAGTGTGGATGATATGAG AACCTGGCAGGTGTTGTTGGAGGATGCTCGTGTGATGCGTAACCCTCCCCCCGCCAACGCTGTGATGGGTGCTCCCCCTCCATATCCTGGAGCATATCAGATGCCACCGCCCCCACCGGTTGCAGGTTACCCCCCCACAGCGCCCTACCCACCTCAGCAGGTCACTGCAGTGAACTACCCTCGTCAACAAGTGACCTATGCTTACCCTGGACAGGTTGTATATGGAGCTAACACAGTACCTTATG CGTATCCACCAGGTCCCCAGACCACCATTGTGTACACGGACAATGACTACCGGCGTAGACACGGGCTAAACGGGGACATGGCTACAGGGTTTGTGGCGGGTGCTGCCCTTGGTACCATGATGTGGACCCCCATGCTGTTCTGGTGA